GTTGTAAGTTTTATCTCTCATTTGAGAACTCGCTCCACGTGGACTACATAACAGAGAAGGTCAACGGGCCCCTTGTAGCAGGGACTGTCCCTGTAGTTATGGGTCCACCAAGGGAAAACTACGAGCAGTTCCTTCCCGATGGTTCCTTCATTCACGTAAATGATTTCCCTGATGCTAAAGGTCTGGCAGAGTTTCTGCAACGCCTGGACAAGGACCATGAAGCATACATGAGGTACTTTGAGTGGAGAAAGTACTATGAAGTCACTGCTCATCTTTTGTCATTGATCAATGAATTCATTCATCCTGTCTGCCTCGCCTGTGACCACATCTCAAAGTACAAAGAATACCATGTTGTCAATGATCTTTATGGGTGGTACTTTTCATTAAAACTACAGTGAGAACATCATTTGACTGATTATAAACTAGAACATATACTTTGAATTTGTGTGATTGCTTTGACCCTTTAAGCTCAAGGCAGTATGATGTAGTTTGCCCtctgatccagcagagggcgatcaCTGCCTGCTTGACCTTCTCCCTGCCCTCTCGACCGATCAGTTAAGTAAGCCTGTGATGTTATGTTCTAACAAGACAAACAATCAGGCATCTGTGGTGAGATGTGGGAATAAAAGCAGCATAATTCTTTCTTCTCCATATCAGCGTGCGATCAAACTAACTATGTGGCTGCTATTTTAAGGTAATCCGGTAAAATAGTGTGGCTTTAAGTTTTGACAGTGAGCCTGCACACACGGTGTTAGTCCTGGAGCTGGTGTCATTAATGCATCAGTCCAAGATGCTATGACTTGGACCTTTGGACAGAGTCCTGAATCTCAAAGTCTTTTGCTGCTTGAATCACCTGAATTTAAATAGTTTATAAAtatgtttgaataaataaacattttcagttaCAGTTGAGGAAAATGTCTACTGTCATTTCAAACACTAATTTAAGCCTGTTACTTTGGTGCTTGTGCTTTAAGTCTCCTTCAGTCTTAATGAGTCAAGACTGAATGAATAATTTGAACAGAGCCAACCACCTCATGGTACCGTAGATAAAGATGATACAAACATCTATTATCTATATCCTCTGCACTGATTTCTAATATGGGCACATGAGATAAGCAGTGTTATATATAGATCTTCTGTGTTGAAGCCCCGAGCATCAGTTAACTGGTTTGTAGTGTTGGGTGACTGTCGATACAGTGGCAGCGAACAGAGGTATAATCTTTTTGAAGCAGTTCAGGTCGATGTGATGTGGATGCACCAGACACCAGCTTCCCAGTGAGAGACCTCATCCGTGTGAGTGATGTCATAAACAAATAGAGCAGCTACATAAGACACTGGACACACTGGGTCAGTTAGTCTGAGTAACCGTTTATTAGTGTTATACTGATCTGAGCACAGTTGCTCACAAGGAACAGTTTGATAAGcataatgcaaaaaaaaaacaaaaaaacaccctaGAGTCATTTCAGTTGCGTAAAATGATCATGACAttctgattgatttttttttccttaggttaaagaaaaatatgaaaatagaGTTGACAGTACATTTAGGCACACTATtaacacatactgtacacagaTATGCACAAGTTTCTTTATAATAGATTCATATATAGTGGGGGTTAAAAAAGTGGGAAAAAAACGACAAGCCTTCCTGTATGGAGAGGTGTGCAGAAAGTTAAAGGTGACGTCTCCTCCACTACCGGTAAGAGAGGCTCCAGTTCATGTCCtccctcagccaatcagagtccaCCGTTGCTGCTCAGTGTGAGCGAATCACAGCAGACGGCGCTCCGTCCAGCCAACGGGAGAGGCCCTCGCACAGTTGCTACGGTAAGTGCTCATTAGCAGTGATTCCATTGGTCACAGGTCACACAGCTCTCCCGTGAGTCTGAGTGACTATTGGACAGGAGGAAAGGGGCGGTTCCTCCAGCTGTCCGTTCACGACATCTGCTCACACTCGACAGCACGAGCTCTAATGCATAAAACGCCACTTACGAGTTAAATAGAAGCAGTTGTTTTGTGCCCGCCTCTGAGCTAGCTATGTTCCGATGAGCTAACTATCAGGCTGTGACACAtgcccacccccaccccccctctgacACCACCCCGATCAATACCCCAAAACCCTCGAGTGGGCGAGGGATGAGTGGAAAATACTCTCCTCACACCCAAAACTAACAAACCACCGACTTATAAAACAAGTCTGTAAAATGAACATTGTATTGTTACAACAACGGAATGTGAAGTTGTTGGGATAAGAAGACGTTTCTGGGGACTTCTTTTGTGttctttactttaaaaacaatatgaattACTTGTTCCAGTATACAATGAATCAAAATGCACATGCATTAAAGAACAAAAATATTGCACTAAATTAAATCTTCTCTGAATAAAAGTGATTAGGGATATTTCTCCATATCTCTATGTTGATCTTCTTGTAACGTTCAGTCATGTGGAGGAGAGCTTCCTCTAGTGTGCGTCTCTCGGTCAGTTTATACTCTATGTAGGTTTAAGGCTGGTTCACTCGCTCAGACTGGCACAGTTTCtgacactcatacacacacacacaaacacacacttgcacttAATTCTACACAAGCAAAATACAGACTGGACCAGAGAGCACATTCTTTGATAGCTAGATTCTCAGATAGCTCCAAAGTTGATCTCCCTACAGCTGTGACACACTTCAGCGTGTCGTCTCAGCCTCAGCTTTACGGCCAACACTTCATTCTCTTGCTCCAACACGATTATTGATATGATGCACAGCATGTTTAGAGGATCCcgtcatcaaacacacacacacacacacacgtaggaaCAGCGTGAGCTTTGGTCGTCACAGGTTATGACATTAGTGTTAAAGGGGAGGTGGCCTTCTCTTTGAGGATCGTGGGCGGCACAGATGATGTCACACTTCGGACGAgcaaaaaaggggaaaaaatatgAGTCAAGAGAAAAATTGAGGCTGGGGAAAAATGCTGacgataaaaataaaaatcctcctTTCGACCCACATTTGTTcagtcacatttttaaaaacagcgCCTCTTCAACCCAGTGATTTTGACATATTTGGTTGCTGTGGAAACAAAATATAGATTTCGCAGTTGACATGTCTACAGCATTGAGGGTAGCTATAACGACGGCCAGCTTAATGGTGGCAGACTGAGCTGGCTGAAAGACAGAAGAAACGGGAAGGTAAGGCAAGGTGCGGGTCTACGCTATCTACTCCTGcagtttaaaaacaatacagtatCTGTGGTCAGCTCTCTGGACCATGGGAAAGCAGCATCGACTGGCCCGGGGGTAAAGCTAGACAACTAAAAAATCCAAAAAGGAGGGAGAAAACATAGAAGCTAAAAGAAAAGACTGCCATGTTCAGTCTTGGTGCAAATTACAGGACTTGTGTttgcgcatgtgtgtgtcacagagcgTGAGGAGGGCTGTCTGTTGTTCATCCTTCGGTTTTCAAAGAGACAATCAGCTTGATCATAGGAGTGTTTATCACCAGAGAGTGTGAGCGAAGTGGAAGGGCAGagatcacgcacacacacctcaagCTTCAAGTCAAGCCCCCGCTCTCACTCTTCACTcccaagtctgtgtgtgtttagtcgGTCCCGTTGCCTCGTCCTTTCCTGTCACCTCTTGAGAGAGGCCGATTTGAGTTTCTGGCTGTATCGGTGGATGCGCGGTGAGCGGGAGTGCAGCTTGACAAAGAGCTCGGGGAATTTGTACTGGGGGAACATTGTCTCCAAGAAGCCCTCCAGGAAAACGTAGACGAGCCGTCGGTTCATGGGTTGATACTGGAACATGTCGAAGACGCGCAGGATGCCCTTTCTCGTGGTGTCCGCTCCAATGATGTGCTTCAGTTCATCTGGGGCAAAGAGAGAAATATGGAGTTAgtggtgaaaaagaaaagaactcTCATGGGTTAATTTTTGCCTCTGTGTGTGGCTTTGGGGCAAGAATGAAGTTTAGTAGGATTTAGTTAGACGACAGCTATTTGAAGCTCCAAGCAAAAGAAAGTAAAGTGAGGATAACTGCCAATTGTTTACAAAGTGAAAGATACCATTCAGACTTTATAGTCCTACACTTCTTCTGCTTGTCTTGTGCCCTCAGGCCTGTAGATGCCAGTCTTGCATGTCTTCAATAAAAGGGCTCAGAGAAGTGGCTGAGCACTAAGATTTATCAGAGACATATAACTGAACCAGCTGGGAAATTTGTGAAACAAAAAAGTCAGTCTTCAAACTGAAACccttatttttttgtaaaattcaTGGTGAAAACTGGTTCAATTATTTTGTCTGCTTTGTCCTGTTCTAATGTTTGGCTCATTACTGCCCCCTAGGGCTAGCTAGGGTTTATATTGTATGTACAGGAGAGGATACCTTAAAATGAGGCGCAAGTGCATGGGGGCTGGCTGatgataaagtgtgtgtgtgtgtgtctcgtcaCCTGGCATGATACCCAGCAGGCTGGTCTTGGCAGCTACTCGTGTCCTCATGCGGATGCTCTTGTCCCGGCGGGGCGTTGTCTCAGCCAGTATACCGTTGGGCCAGTAGGAATCCCTGTGTGAAGATGGAGCTGATCTGTGTTAGTCCCAAGTCCTTTGACCAATCTGACTTTTTAAAAGAGGGGGAGTCATTACCTGAACTTCTTGACATAGTCAGCCACCTGCTCTGGTGCAGTCAAGTAGTCCACATGATCCACGATTTTCCTACGAAGACAAAGATTAAACAGTGAATGAGTTCAAAGCTTTTTGATTTTCTGAAGATCTTAATGTGCCTTCACTTATTTAGGTTTGTGCACATATTCTGTCATCGGAGAACTTTAATCTTTGTTTTGTGGTTTGCTGATATGGGACGCTAATAAATATACAAACTGTGTATCTTAGGGGTTTTTCTACACAGCATAAACACATAAAATCCTCTTGATTACATTACTTTGAGTTCAAATCTACATTCAAAAGCAACAAATCACTCTTAAACCAAATGTGCAAGACTGTTCACAGGTTTGTGATGAGATTAGTGATCATTAAAATATAGCTTGATGAGGGTAGAAACACTTTAATAGTCAACTGAATAAACAATCCATGACAGTATTATAGATATTTTTGTGCTGGCTGTACCTGTGgatatataaaatacattctAGTGTCTCTGACCTGTTGATGGTGTCTCCATATGTCGCTCtgatgagctgctgcagcaggttcTTAATGTTCCTGCGCAGCCACTGATTTTTCTCCTTCaagtcaaacacttcatccatcagcagcagcattacCCTCAGCGGGATGTTATCGTCCACCTGGACCAACAAGACACACTTAACATTTGACTGAAatcacaataaaatgaaaaaaaacgtGGCAACCAAACCAAGGCTGACTGACTCACGTTATCATCCAGCTGCGCGGAGACTCGACAGTGTTCAGGGTCGATGTCTGACTTGGGGAGGAGTGGGGGCACctgggagagcagaggagagatacTACATGGTCAGAGGTTTGAAGAACTAACATGGAAGCTTGTGGTTtatgatatattatttaaatattgtcaGTGTTTGATGGTGTTACCTTCAGTATAGATTGTTTAAGGTCCTGACCCAGTCTTTCTGACATGCGTCCCATGTTGTCAGATACCTTGGTCATTCCTTCAGCCAGGCTGTCCGGCAGGGCCTTCACCGCATTGGACACGTTCCTCATTGAGCTCTTCAAAGGATTGACAAATGTGTCTATCTGATGGgccaatgaaacaaaaagaaggaCATGTATTTTATTGAGACAGTTACAAACCTTGGTGAGTCACAATAATCAAATAACTGCTGAATTAAAGATGAAATCGGAAGTCGGTACACGTGTTCCGCAAAACACAGAATATAGAAAGGAAAGCATGTCCAGGGAAGTGCtagttacctccaccaaggaggtcatATGTTGGTTGGGTAGTTttttgtgagcaggattatgcaaaaactacagaacagatttcAACAAAGTtaatggaaggatgggacaagaaagaacccattagaTTTGGAAGCAGATACAGTTAAGTAGGCAGATGCAGGGTTTTGTTTTACTACCTTGACATTGATGTATagggctttttttttaacattttcaccatCAAAGATCTGATGCAACATCCATACAAAACATTTAAGCTTTGATCCATGACTGATAATACATATTTGTGCCTCTAGATTGACAACAGTTAGtggaataatattaataatattaaaagcaTTGTGTCAACAACATGTAAAGAATCTTTAAATCTTGCAACAAACatcacaaaacatatttgcatttatcttgttataaataaatgaaactgaaatgttATCATAAATTAATTATAGTTAATAAAATTCAAGTAACCTTTCGTGCAAAGTCTCCTTTGCCCTTGCTGTAGGCCTTGTTTTCTAGGAAGTCGTAGACATAAGGAATCAGAGTTGGGCAGGCCTTCACCATCTCTGGGTTCATTAGCAACTGGAACATACACAAAAAGTTATTGATGTATACATACTCCACAAAACGATGTAGGCAAATTTATCTAATATCTAAAAGTATTACCTGTAGGTAAGCATTGaggtctttttttctcttctctaaGAAGTCTCTGTCCATGTTGTTGAATGTCTTTTTTCCTGGCAGCTTGAGGATCGACCCCATGTTCTCgaactaaaacaaaacatacGGAGACAAACAAATTCATGTTGTTGCTTCACATTTTAACACTAATATTAACTTTTATCtaactctcacaaacacacacctgttcaATGATCCTCATATGGAAGTCGTGGAAGTCTGAATAGCGGCGGTAGGTCTTCCAGCAGTCCTCGCTGCCATCCTGGTTGCGTCTGAACACAGTGATGGCGTACAGCGCGTAGGTCTTGCCGTGGTCGTTGCAAACCCCTGCAGCACCCCAGAAGCCCGGGAGACAAGCGTCAGCTACGCCACGTGGTTACAAATCCCATGAGGAATCGGAGTACGAGGGGGTTGGATGAAAGCAGAAGAAAGAAGGGAATGGAAAGAAAAGAATGTGTAGGtgcaaaggtgtgtgtgtgtgtggggggaagAAGAACAAGCCGAAGAAAGAATGCAGTGCACAGAGAGtgaaaatgtgataaaaaaggagggaaatgtggTAGAGTGACAGGAAGGatgagggagggggaggaggaaggaaaaagaaagaacagaaaaacaGTGAAGGTGACggaatgaaagaaataaaaagaacactGGAACAGGATGAAAGTGACACAGCAGACACATGCAGCTGAACGGAGCTGGGAGGTGAAAAGTTGAGAGAAAGAACATGCAGGGTGGAGCTGGTGCGGACAGACTAACAGGTATGCATGAAACACTCCACATACACAAGCTGTGAGAATCAAATCCTAAGTTTTCTTCACAACGCTACATCGACAGCCACTCAAAcacaatgttcataaaaatgAGTGTAtttagactgtgtgtgtgtgtgtgtctctgtacctGTGTCCGAGATGAAGGCATGAAGTTGCATAGATTCATCATGGCAGGAGTTGGACAAGTCGTCCAAAGACTAAAATCACAAGAAACAAGTACACCATAAACAACCATAGGATGAACTACAAAAACAATGTCACATCAGGGTTTTTTCTGAGCCCTGAAACAGGAAGGGAAGACAACATACTAGGTTTATGCTTCCTGTGGGAGAGCCGTTGAAAGACTCTCCATCGCCGTCGTCAGATCCCCGGTAACTTGGTTCTTTCAACATATCCAGCTCTGCGAGCATACGGACGTACAGAGGACTCTGCTTGAAGGAGGGGTAGTAGCGGTCATCACGTAGCATCATGTCATACACCTGTGGTAAAACACAGCATGTGTGAAACTGGCGGAACATTTAATAAGGTTataaagaagagagaagaaatatGTGTATCTCTGCGTAAATCAATGAAAATAGTTAAAATTAAGATCCTTCAAGTGTCACCTATTCAGTCACACAGAAAAATCTCTGTTGAAAACATTCTGGTACCTGTCTCTGGATTTCATCAAATATCTCCGGCGTGGGATCTtctttctgcagcttctcccaaAGTCTTGTTACCGACTCCTCTTCCACCTGCACCCTGGGAGACGCCTGTTATGGAAGAATGAATAATACACGCGTGTCATTAGATAATTTCTTACAATACGGAAAGAGTGAAGTGAAATATATGTGTCACCTATCAAGGATTGTTTTggaataatatttaatatgagcaatTTATGAGTTTAAAATGCCTCCTACCTTTTCAGAGAGGTATTGTTCGAAGACACCGAGTGCAGCGGCCTTCAGAAGTCCTTTGGTGGCGCTGGGCTGCTTCTTGCCATCTTTCTGCCAGCCCAGCATAGCCTCCAGTTGCTGCTGTGCTGTCACCCTGTAGCCCTCCACAGTGAGCCAGAAAAACAGCTCGGCCTGCGCCCCCGCTATCTGCATGAAGtctgcatcaacacacacattattacatttcatttagctgatgcttttatccaaagcgacttgcAATAAgcgcattcaaccatgagggtacaaacccagaacaacaagaatcacacaaacacatacagttaTTCCTGAAGGTGTCTAAGGTTCGAAGGTTACATAAATACTTATTGAATTATTGTGCCACTTCAATGACTAAATGTAACTTTGGCTTTGTCAACTTCTTTCAATTTTGGAAATTGGAGAAATCGGAACAGCTCCATAAATGTCAAAATGAAGAGCCACAAGTTTGATGCTCCAGGAGTGTTTTGCATTTGCAGAATTACCCATGAAGAACTGCAGGGCTATGTTGTGGACGAGGATGTGATCCAGGGGGATAACACACAGCTTGCCGAAGTTGGCTGCCAGCTTCAAGGCGTCTACCTCCTACACAACCAgacacaggaaaagaaaagtctgaaaactgtgtgtgaaaCGTAAATGACCTTGAGCAAATGCAGCAGATGCTTGTGCAGATAATGTTTAACCATCATACTAATACATTTAGATAAGCAGCTATCAAAACTGAATGCACTAAAATTAAGTAAGGTGCAATTTTTATTGGATCCTCCAGTGTGAGATCTATGAAAACTGCCTTGTTGTTTCTCACCTTGCCCgacttcagcctctggatcctggTCTCACACACCTTCTTCACAAACAGAAGACTGTTAATCTGGTTTTTGATCACATTGATGTCTAAGGGACAAAGAAACAATAAAGGGGATGAATGCAGGGCATTTTCAGAAGTCCTCTGTGCCTTACATGGCCAAATACTTtgatatgagtgtgtgagtgcgagCGCCCACCATCTCCAGCAGTGTCCAGGGAGCGGAGATACTGCAGCTCTTCCACCACCTTGTCCTTGACAGCTTCCAGCTCAGGAGGTTTGTCCGTCAACTTCAGTATGTTCATGAAGGCTTCATAGTTACAACTGGAGTCCCGAATCTACACAagcataaacacactcacagtaaCTACTGATTGCTCTCTTATGATTATTTACACAAAAACAGCCAAAATCAGCTGATAGATAGAATGCATGTCCGGGAAAATCTCACCATCCAGATGACAAACTGGTTGATGTAGTCCGGGTCGCTCAGCTGGTTGATCAGAGGAAGCAGCACACCACGAGCCAACACCTCCTAAAAAAACACCACAGTGACATTCCAGTTACAAACATGACGTCCTGTTGTCTGTTATGGCAATGGGGCTAATTTAGAAGCCTGTTGTTGAACCTAACACTCAGAGAGGCTTGTGGCTGAGAGCCAAAGTGGCAGCTCTTGCTGGGGACTCAACACAAACTTACTGTGGGATGAATGTGTGATTTATTCATTCAATCCAGTGAATTAACACATGTTgagattgtttattttttaagtaaGAGTGAGATTTCAtgtgtatataatgttttttaagtGTACTCACCCTTAGGAAGTATCTCATGTTCTTGTTGTGGAAATCTCCAGGAGGTAGTAACAGATACAGAAGCAACTCACACAAGTCCCGAAGgaaacctgacacacacaccgctTGTGATTAGGTTTACGATAACGATACAATGAGACGGAAACACATTTGTGTTCCGCGCAATGGtgtcaaatgtaaaacaagAATGAATAAAGATGTGCGTTTACCTTCTTCGTCTTTGTTTGAAGTGCACACTGAGTCTCTGCAaatcttcctctccatctccacctcgGCTTCAAAGAACGAGTCCACCAGCTCCTCTGTTATGTCTCCTGTTCAGACATAACTCGTCATTATCATCATCTCTGCTCAActttatgaaacattttttcTGCACCACTCTAATCAAATCTTATTGTGTAGTCCATCAAATGAACACAAAACTCTGATTACGCTACAAAATACGCCATCAAAGGCAGTGTTCAGGAAAATTCATGAGACATGCCGAGTATACTAATGATTAGTGAGGGATCAGAGAGAGCAatcatgaatgtgtgtgcgtacTCTGCTTGTCCTCTCTGTCAGCGAGGCGATCCTGGGCTTTTCTGAAGACACGTAAATGGGTGGCAAAGTCGTCCACCAGGCGAGTGGTAAAGTAAGGCTGCCAGTCCACCTCTTTGGACCttgacgcacaaacacacacacataaagtaaaataaatacaggcAGATTTGGTGTAAAACCTTAAATATCGAAGCAGAAAATGTTAGATATGGTTCAGAATGTGCTTGTCTTGTACCGTGTGGAGAACTGGACGAGTGCGTTCTGCAGAGTTTGTCTGATCTCCAATATAAAGGATTCATCTTCGCTCAGAGTGTAGTACCAGTACTGGATGTAGTCTCTCAGAGCGAACTGGATCACCTGCGGAGGAGAAACGTCTGCTAGATTAAAGAAAGTGGGTTCTTCCCTAACTCATATCACATCTTTCCCACAAGTTTAATGAtgatctgtccagtagtttttgcttatTGcttattacaaacaaacaaaaaatggaTAGGGGTCAGGGTTTCCTCCAGTGCTTTATAGGCCTGGCAGGCCGccaggctcccccccccccccccgccaggctaagcgtcgcttacttatttattaaaaaaaaaaaaaaaaaatgttatgcacCAGAAACATGATACCAAAGACGGTGTAGCAGATCCCCCGAAAGATTGATGAGACTTAACTGATGTTCAGGTCGTTTATTGATCCGTCCTTGTCACCGTACaccttaataaaactttaaacaacttaGAAACACCGTAAGAAATTGTGCCTCTTCCGAGGGTCGCTGAATAACATAGCTTCTTCCGTCAACACtttacttcctcattgagccccgatccccggACAagcccatcctattggtccacacagtcacatgtcccaccccgaccccttcactgacactcagaacgctccttcaacacagtgttgtGTTGAAGGAGCTGAGGTGACCGCGAGAAGGCttctctagcagccctaccaccaggcttaacaagttttctgggggaaaccctggggGTGAAAttcctccttggcagaggttatGACTGTCAGTATCTGTTGCTGATGTATGAGCTGCCATGGGACAAAGGATTTGG
This is a stretch of genomic DNA from Limanda limanda chromosome 19, fLimLim1.1, whole genome shotgun sequence. It encodes these proteins:
- the snx13 gene encoding sorting nexin-13 isoform X2, yielding MLAEASLSIWGWGGLGVVLFLVTFGPFAIFYLAFYIFCFVGGGFAVTLLYGKINSEKHLEKCEHSYLPPTQIGIVKTLDEMKLENKPIKIDRRLTGSSFIDEPLQQVIQFALRDYIQYWYYTLSEDESFILEIRQTLQNALVQFSTRSKEVDWQPYFTTRLVDDFATHLRVFRKAQDRLADREDKQRDITEELVDSFFEAEVEMERKICRDSVCTSNKDEEGFLRDLCELLLYLLLPPGDFHNKNMRYFLREVLARGVLLPLINQLSDPDYINQFVIWMIRDSSCNYEAFMNILKLTDKPPELEAVKDKVVEELQYLRSLDTAGDDINVIKNQINSLLFVKKVCETRIQRLKSGKEVDALKLAANFGKLCVIPLDHILVHNIALQFFMDFMQIAGAQAELFFWLTVEGYRVTAQQQLEAMLGWQKDGKKQPSATKGLLKAAALGVFEQYLSEKASPRVQVEEESVTRLWEKLQKEDPTPEIFDEIQRQVYDMMLRDDRYYPSFKQSPLYVRMLAELDMLKEPSYRGSDDGDGESFNGSPTGSINLSLDDLSNSCHDESMQLHAFISDTGVCNDHGKTYALYAITVFRRNQDGSEDCWKTYRRYSDFHDFHMRIIEQFENMGSILKLPGKKTFNNMDRDFLEKRKKDLNAYLQLLMNPEMVKACPTLIPYVYDFLENKAYSKGKGDFARKIDTFVNPLKSSMRNVSNAVKALPDSLAEGMTKVSDNMGRMSERLGQDLKQSILKVPPLLPKSDIDPEHCRVSAQLDDNVDDNIPLRVMLLLMDEVFDLKEKNQWLRRNIKNLLQQLIRATYGDTINRKIVDHVDYLTAPEQVADYVKKFRDSYWPNGILAETTPRRDKSIRMRTRVAAKTSLLGIMPDELKHIIGADTTRKGILRVFDMFQYQPMNRRLVYVFLEGFLETMFPQYKFPELFVKLHSRSPRIHRYSQKLKSASLKR
- the snx13 gene encoding sorting nexin-13 isoform X1, coding for MSNDPQERVSTSQQTQASLSIWGWGGLGVVLFLVTFGPFAIFYLAFYIFCFVGGGFAVTLLYGKINSEKHLEKCEHSYLPPTQIGIVKTLDEMKLENKPIKIDRRLTGSSFIDEPLQQVIQFALRDYIQYWYYTLSEDESFILEIRQTLQNALVQFSTRSKEVDWQPYFTTRLVDDFATHLRVFRKAQDRLADREDKQRDITEELVDSFFEAEVEMERKICRDSVCTSNKDEEGFLRDLCELLLYLLLPPGDFHNKNMRYFLREVLARGVLLPLINQLSDPDYINQFVIWMIRDSSCNYEAFMNILKLTDKPPELEAVKDKVVEELQYLRSLDTAGDDINVIKNQINSLLFVKKVCETRIQRLKSGKEVDALKLAANFGKLCVIPLDHILVHNIALQFFMDFMQIAGAQAELFFWLTVEGYRVTAQQQLEAMLGWQKDGKKQPSATKGLLKAAALGVFEQYLSEKASPRVQVEEESVTRLWEKLQKEDPTPEIFDEIQRQVYDMMLRDDRYYPSFKQSPLYVRMLAELDMLKEPSYRGSDDGDGESFNGSPTGSINLSLDDLSNSCHDESMQLHAFISDTGVCNDHGKTYALYAITVFRRNQDGSEDCWKTYRRYSDFHDFHMRIIEQFENMGSILKLPGKKTFNNMDRDFLEKRKKDLNAYLQLLMNPEMVKACPTLIPYVYDFLENKAYSKGKGDFARKIDTFVNPLKSSMRNVSNAVKALPDSLAEGMTKVSDNMGRMSERLGQDLKQSILKVPPLLPKSDIDPEHCRVSAQLDDNVDDNIPLRVMLLLMDEVFDLKEKNQWLRRNIKNLLQQLIRATYGDTINRKIVDHVDYLTAPEQVADYVKKFRDSYWPNGILAETTPRRDKSIRMRTRVAAKTSLLGIMPDELKHIIGADTTRKGILRVFDMFQYQPMNRRLVYVFLEGFLETMFPQYKFPELFVKLHSRSPRIHRYSQKLKSASLKR